A region from the Lutra lutra chromosome 1, mLutLut1.2, whole genome shotgun sequence genome encodes:
- the OLIG2 gene encoding oligodendrocyte transcription factor 2 has protein sequence MLIIDQRDLSARSPLLRCDFGERTPLIASTETCLKLRGPGKGGRTLRKLRLPFRAMDSDASLVSSRPSSPEPDDLFLPARSKGSGGSGFTGGTVSSSTPSDCPPELSAELRGAMGAAGAHPGDKLGGGGFKSSSSSTSSSTSSAAASSTKKDKKQMTEPELQQLRLKINSRERKRMHDLNIAMDGLREVMPYAHGPSVRKLSKIATLLLARNYILMLTNSLEEMKRLVSEIYGGHHAGFHPSACGGLAHSAPLPAATAHPAAAAHAAHHPAVHHPILPPAAAAAAAAAAAAAVSSASLPGSGLSSVGSIRPPHGLLKSPAAAAAAPLGGGGGGSGGSGGFQHWGGMPCPCSMCQVPPPHHHVSAMGAGSLPRLTSDAK, from the exons ATGCTTATTATAGACCAACGCGACCTCAGCGCCCGGAGTCCGCTTCTCCGCTGCGACTTTGGGGAACGAACTCCTCTCATTGCATCCACA GAGACGTGCTTAAAGCTCCGAGGGCCGGGGAAGGGAGGGCGGACCCTGCGAAAGCTGCGACTACCTTTCAGGGCCATGGACTCGGACGCCAGCCTGGTGTCCAGTCGCCCGTCGTCGCCAGAGCCCGATGACCTTTTTCTGCCGGCCCGGAGCAAAGGCAGCGGAGGCAGCGGCTTCACGGGCGGCACAGTGTCCTCGTCCACGCCGAGCGACTGCCCGCCAGAGCTGAGCGCAGAGCTGCGCGGCGCCATGGGCGCGGCAGGCGCGCACCCCGGGGACAAGCTGGGCGGCGGCGGCTTCAAGTCATCCTCGTCCAGCACTTCGTCGTCCACTTCCTCAGCGGCCGCGTCGTCCACCAAGAAGGACAAGAAGCAGATGACAGAGCCCGAGCTGCAGCAGCTACGCCTCAAGATCAACAGCCGCGAGCGCAAGCGCATGCACGACCTCAACATCGCCATGGACGGGCTGCGCGAGGTCATGCCTTACGCGCACGGCCCGTCGGTGCGCAAGCTCTCCAAGATCGCCACGCTGTTGCTGGCGCGCAACTACATCCTCATGCTCACCAACTCGCTGGAGGAGATGAAGCGACTGGTGAGCGAGATCTACGGCGGCCACCACGCCGGCTTCCACCCGTCCGCCTGCGGTGGCCTGGCGCACTCGGCGCCCCTGCCCGCCGCCACGGCGCACCCCGCGGCCGCCGCGCACGCAGCACACCACCCCGCAGTTCACCACCCCATCCTGCCtcccgccgcggccgccgccgccgccgccgccgccgcggccgccgtgTCCAGTGCCTCCCTGCCTGGCTCCGGCCTGTCGTCGGTCGGCTCCATCCGGCCCCCGCACGGCCTGCTCAAgtccccggcggcggcggcggcggccccgctggggggcgggggcggcggcagCGGGGGCAGCGGCGGCTTCCAGCACTGGGGCGGCATGCCCTGTCCCTGCAGCATGTGCCAGGTGCCGCCGCCGCATCACCACGTGTCGGCCATGGGCGCCGGCAGCCTGCCGCGCCTCACCTCCGACGCCAAGTGA